The Argiope bruennichi chromosome 9, qqArgBrue1.1, whole genome shotgun sequence genome contains a region encoding:
- the LOC129984246 gene encoding techylectin-like protein isoform X1, whose amino-acid sequence MTHLNLSLILFFVAVSQATLNGAPTCEENDRSSSYLDSALDMLTKTKLHFHPCPTAPRPMDCAEMLKNGYNESGVYTIWPRNRVNENKQLEVYCDMETDGGGWTVLQRRVNFSRPNDYFFKDWESYKIGFGDIEKDFWLGNDNIFALTNQQLYSIRFDLTDVKGEKRYAIYDKFWIEDEERKYTLHIKDYRGNAGDSMTNHNSRPSLRFIPSITSHDNQMFSTKDQDNDNADHNCADSYKGGWWYNSCHAANLNGLYLRGKHESYADGINWHSWKGYHESLETSEMKIRPKNFKKL is encoded by the exons AT gaCTCACTTAAATCTTTCGCTGATTCTTTTCTTTGTGGCTGTTTCTCAAGCAACGTTGAATGGCGCTCCCACATGTGAAGAGAACGACAGATCATCATCTTACCTAGATAGTGCTTTGGATATGCTCACTAAAACGAAGCTTCACTTCCATCCCT GTCCTACCGCACCACGACCAATGGATTGcgcagaaatgttaaaaaatggcTATAATGAAAGTGGCGTATACACCATCTGGCCGAGAAATAGagtgaatgaaaataaacaattggAGGTGTATTGCGACATGGAGACAGATGGCGGAGGTTGGACG GTTCTGCAAAGGCGAGTTAACTTCAGTAGACCGAATGACTATTTCTTCAAAGACTGGGAAAGTTACAAAATTGGATTTGGTGacattgaaaaagatttttggcTAG GCAATGATAACATATTCGCTTTAACCAATCAACAACTGTATTCTATCCGATTCGATTTGACGGATGTAAAGGGAGAGAAAAGATACGCCATCTACGACAAGTTCTGGATTGAAGACGAAGAACGTAAATACACTTTGCACATCAAAGATTATAGAGGCAATGCAG gagaTTCAATGACAAATCATAACTCAAGACCTAGCTTGCGCTTTATCCCCTCAATCACATCACACGACAATCAGATGTTTTCCACTAAGGATCAAGATAATGACAATGCCGATCACAACTGTGCTGATTCGTATAAAGGTGGCTGGTGGTACAATTCTTGTCATGCGGCCAACCTGAATGGCCTTTATTTGAGAGGAAAGCACGAAAGTTATGCGGATGGAATCAACTGGCATAGTTGGAAGGGATATCACGAGTCGCTAGAGACTTCCGAAATGAAGATACGtcctaaaaatttcaagaaattgtgA
- the LOC129984246 gene encoding techylectin-5A-like isoform X2, producing the protein MDCAEMLKNGYNESGVYTIWPRNRVNENKQLEVYCDMETDGGGWTVLQRRVNFSRPNDYFFKDWESYKIGFGDIEKDFWLGNDNIFALTNQQLYSIRFDLTDVKGEKRYAIYDKFWIEDEERKYTLHIKDYRGNAGDSMTNHNSRPSLRFIPSITSHDNQMFSTKDQDNDNADHNCADSYKGGWWYNSCHAANLNGLYLRGKHESYADGINWHSWKGYHESLETSEMKIRPKNFKKL; encoded by the exons ATGGATTGcgcagaaatgttaaaaaatggcTATAATGAAAGTGGCGTATACACCATCTGGCCGAGAAATAGagtgaatgaaaataaacaattggAGGTGTATTGCGACATGGAGACAGATGGCGGAGGTTGGACG GTTCTGCAAAGGCGAGTTAACTTCAGTAGACCGAATGACTATTTCTTCAAAGACTGGGAAAGTTACAAAATTGGATTTGGTGacattgaaaaagatttttggcTAG GCAATGATAACATATTCGCTTTAACCAATCAACAACTGTATTCTATCCGATTCGATTTGACGGATGTAAAGGGAGAGAAAAGATACGCCATCTACGACAAGTTCTGGATTGAAGACGAAGAACGTAAATACACTTTGCACATCAAAGATTATAGAGGCAATGCAG gagaTTCAATGACAAATCATAACTCAAGACCTAGCTTGCGCTTTATCCCCTCAATCACATCACACGACAATCAGATGTTTTCCACTAAGGATCAAGATAATGACAATGCCGATCACAACTGTGCTGATTCGTATAAAGGTGGCTGGTGGTACAATTCTTGTCATGCGGCCAACCTGAATGGCCTTTATTTGAGAGGAAAGCACGAAAGTTATGCGGATGGAATCAACTGGCATAGTTGGAAGGGATATCACGAGTCGCTAGAGACTTCCGAAATGAAGATACGtcctaaaaatttcaagaaattgtgA